In Cloacibacterium caeni, a single window of DNA contains:
- a CDS encoding endonuclease domain-containing protein: MRNLTSNNDERMWKGAPSSSFEKAKALRMRETKSEKILWDKLKNNQLDGLKFRRQHPISLYIADFYCHKFKLIIELDGKYHEEKEQKIKDQERDEVLKLNGLNILRFKNEEVEKNIDNVLIKIKNHIKELKIK, encoded by the coding sequence ATGAGAAATCTAACTTCAAATAATGATGAAAGAATGTGGAAAGGAGCGCCTTCAAGTTCTTTTGAAAAAGCAAAAGCATTAAGGATGAGAGAGACAAAGTCAGAAAAAATACTTTGGGATAAATTAAAGAATAACCAGCTAGATGGTTTGAAATTCAGAAGACAACATCCGATAAGTTTGTATATAGCCGATTTTTATTGTCATAAATTCAAGTTAATTATTGAACTAGATGGTAAGTATCATGAGGAAAAAGAACAAAAAATAAAGGACCAGGAAAGGGATGAAGTTTTAAAACTTAATGGTTTAAACATTTTAAGATTTAAAAATGAAGAAGTAGAGAAAAATATAGATAATGTCTTAATTAAAATTAAAAACCATATAAAAGAGTTAAAAATAAAATAG
- a CDS encoding UpxY family transcription antiterminator produces the protein MNWYAIYTKPRNEKKVVANIQSLGIEAYCPTISVVKQWSDRKKTIIQPLLSSYVFVKLDEKDRSLVFQVPGVVRYLFWLGKPAIVREQEIQAMKELQEEKYKKVCVTGMARGEKMTINEGLFKGQTATLIEEKNNKTILVLDSLGTTLILEK, from the coding sequence ATGAATTGGTACGCTATTTATACCAAACCAAGAAATGAAAAGAAAGTTGTAGCGAATATTCAATCGCTAGGAATAGAGGCGTATTGCCCTACTATTTCTGTGGTAAAACAATGGAGTGACCGAAAAAAAACGATTATCCAACCGCTATTATCTTCTTATGTTTTTGTAAAATTAGATGAAAAGGATAGGTCTCTGGTTTTTCAGGTTCCGGGAGTGGTGCGGTATCTTTTTTGGTTAGGAAAACCTGCAATTGTAAGAGAGCAGGAGATACAGGCGATGAAAGAATTACAAGAAGAAAAATACAAAAAAGTCTGTGTAACGGGGATGGCTCGAGGAGAAAAAATGACCATAAACGAAGGACTTTTCAAAGGGCAAACGGCAACTTTAATTGAAGAAAAAAATAATAAAACCATTTTAGTTTTAGACAGCTTAGGAACCACTTTGATTTTGGAAAAGTAA
- a CDS encoding SDR family oxidoreductase encodes MSKILITGGAGFIGSNLCEYFLGKGHQIVCLDNFATGHRHNITPFLENSNFRLIEGDIRDIGVCHTAVTGVDYVLHQAALGSVPRSIKDPITSNEVNVSGFLNMLVAARDAGVKRFIYAASSSTYGDSESLPKVEDKIGKPLSPYAITKYVNELYAEIFSKTYGIETIGLRYFNVFGRRQDPNGAYAAVIPLFVKQLMKKESPVINGAGDYSRDFTYVDNVVQMNERAMLTTNPKAVNTVYNTAVGDRTTLNDLVKYLKEYLSKYDAEIAEVEVVHGPNRQGDIPHSLASVEKAKELLGYQPTHTIGEGLKEAVDWYWENLK; translated from the coding sequence ATGAGCAAAATATTAATCACAGGAGGGGCAGGTTTTATAGGGTCCAATTTATGTGAATACTTTTTAGGGAAAGGGCATCAAATCGTATGTCTAGATAATTTCGCAACAGGTCATAGACATAATATTACCCCATTTCTTGAGAATTCTAATTTTAGATTAATAGAAGGAGATATACGTGATATAGGCGTTTGTCATACTGCGGTTACAGGAGTAGATTATGTTTTGCATCAAGCTGCATTAGGCTCTGTGCCACGTTCTATAAAAGATCCTATCACTTCCAATGAAGTAAATGTTTCAGGCTTTCTAAATATGTTAGTGGCGGCTAGAGATGCTGGGGTGAAAAGATTTATTTATGCAGCAAGTTCTTCTACCTATGGAGATTCTGAAAGTTTACCAAAAGTAGAAGATAAAATAGGGAAACCCCTTTCGCCGTATGCCATTACTAAATATGTAAATGAACTATACGCGGAAATTTTTAGCAAAACATACGGTATTGAAACCATCGGTTTGAGGTACTTTAATGTTTTTGGAAGAAGACAAGATCCTAATGGTGCCTATGCAGCGGTTATTCCATTATTTGTAAAACAATTAATGAAAAAAGAATCTCCAGTAATCAATGGAGCGGGAGATTATTCTAGAGACTTCACGTATGTAGATAATGTGGTACAGATGAACGAACGAGCAATGTTAACCACCAATCCTAAAGCGGTAAATACAGTGTATAATACAGCAGTAGGAGATAGAACTACTTTGAATGATTTAGTGAAATATTTAAAAGAATACTTAAGTAAATATGATGCTGAAATCGCTGAGGTAGAGGTTGTTCATGGTCCGAACAGGCAGGGAGATATTCCGCATTCTTTGGCTTCGGTAGAAAAAGCAAAAGAGTTATTAGGGTATCAACCAACACATACTATTGGGGAAGGTTTAAAAGAGGCAGTAGATTGGTACTGGGAAAATTTAAAATAA
- a CDS encoding MBOAT family O-acyltransferase, with the protein MLFNSLDFAIFLPIVFTLYWFVTQKSLTLQNLLLLLASYFFYACWDWRFLFLLMFSTFLDYFTGLKMQDAKNTGLKKFWFWLSIIVNLGFLGIFKYYNFFAESFAESLSYLGFKINPVMLNIILPVGISFYTFHGLSYVIDIYKNKIKAERNFVDYAVFVSFFPLLVAGPIERATHLLPQIKKQRTFDYTKAVDGLRQILWGLFKKVVIADNCAELANQIFNNSADLPGSVLVLGALLFTFQIYGDFSGYSDIALGTARLFGIELLRNFAFPYFSRDIAEFWRRWHISLSSWFKDYLYIPLGGSKGGNGMRIRNTFIIFIVSGFWHGANWTFIVWGALNALFIMPSIIMKTNRNNLEIVAQGKLLPTLKELFQMVITFGLTVFAWIFFRAEDITHAISYISGIFSRSLFSLPLGNSILNGGINVYVLLGLIFFFFVIEWLGRENQYAIAKLELKVNKTFRYLLYYTIIILIFWFGGKEQEFIYFQF; encoded by the coding sequence ATGCTCTTTAACTCTCTAGATTTTGCTATATTTCTACCAATAGTTTTTACATTGTATTGGTTTGTAACACAAAAAAGTTTAACTCTTCAGAATTTATTACTTTTATTAGCCAGTTATTTTTTTTATGCTTGTTGGGATTGGCGTTTCTTATTTCTTTTAATGTTTTCTACGTTTTTAGATTATTTTACTGGACTAAAGATGCAAGATGCAAAAAACACAGGTTTGAAAAAGTTCTGGTTTTGGCTGAGTATAATCGTAAATCTTGGGTTTCTAGGAATTTTTAAGTATTATAATTTTTTTGCTGAATCTTTCGCAGAGTCATTATCATACTTAGGGTTTAAAATTAATCCGGTAATGCTCAATATAATATTGCCAGTTGGTATTTCTTTTTATACTTTTCATGGGTTATCATATGTTATAGATATATATAAAAATAAAATTAAGGCAGAGCGAAATTTTGTTGATTATGCTGTTTTTGTAAGTTTTTTTCCATTATTAGTTGCGGGACCAATTGAAAGAGCTACGCATTTATTACCTCAGATAAAAAAACAGAGAACTTTTGATTATACAAAAGCGGTGGATGGTTTAAGACAAATTCTTTGGGGCTTATTTAAAAAGGTAGTAATTGCGGACAATTGTGCAGAACTGGCTAATCAAATTTTCAATAATTCTGCAGATTTACCAGGGAGTGTATTAGTATTAGGTGCTTTGTTGTTTACGTTTCAGATTTACGGAGACTTTTCAGGTTATTCTGATATAGCATTAGGAACTGCAAGGCTTTTCGGAATAGAATTATTAAGAAATTTTGCATTTCCATATTTTTCTAGAGATATTGCAGAATTCTGGAGAAGATGGCATATATCACTCTCATCATGGTTCAAAGACTATTTATATATACCATTAGGAGGAAGTAAAGGCGGGAATGGGATGCGTATTCGAAATACATTTATCATATTTATAGTTAGCGGTTTTTGGCACGGTGCTAATTGGACTTTTATAGTTTGGGGCGCTTTGAATGCTCTTTTTATTATGCCGTCCATCATAATGAAAACTAATAGAAATAATTTGGAAATAGTAGCGCAAGGAAAATTATTACCAACTTTAAAAGAGTTATTTCAAATGGTTATAACTTTTGGATTAACGGTTTTCGCTTGGATATTTTTTAGAGCCGAAGATATTACTCATGCAATATCATATATTTCAGGAATTTTTTCTAGATCACTTTTTTCATTGCCTTTAGGTAATTCTATACTAAATGGGGGAATTAATGTATATGTACTTTTAGGTTTAATTTTCTTCTTCTTTGTCATAGAATGGTTAGGTAGGGAAAATCAATATGCAATTGCAAAGCTAGAATTAAAGGTGAATAAAACGTTTCGTTATTTGCTTTATTACACTATTATTATTTTAATTTTCTGGTTTGGTGGTAAAGAACAAGAGTTTATTTATTTTCAATTTTAA